From a single Streptomyces liliifuscus genomic region:
- a CDS encoding bifunctional DNA primase/polymerase, with product MTGAKTAVEWLASVAPDPEACRWEWERNPLGVALLPAGRAWDVLILPGELGYPTLDVLTRVLDQPGPVLVDFGDARMGFFVPAGTAARWLGTGVRTAGHGTWIVVPYPGRSTGGVRWLVPPDGSGTLTDPTLLELAMHEAAAGLATDDPS from the coding sequence ATGACAGGGGCCAAGACGGCGGTCGAGTGGCTGGCATCCGTCGCTCCGGATCCAGAGGCCTGCCGCTGGGAGTGGGAGCGCAACCCCTTGGGGGTCGCGCTGCTGCCGGCGGGCAGGGCCTGGGACGTACTCATCCTGCCGGGCGAGCTCGGCTATCCGACGCTCGACGTGCTCACCCGGGTGCTCGACCAACCGGGCCCGGTGCTCGTCGACTTCGGCGACGCCCGGATGGGGTTCTTCGTACCCGCGGGCACCGCGGCCCGCTGGCTCGGCACGGGGGTTCGCACGGCGGGGCACGGTACGTGGATCGTGGTGCCGTATCCGGGGAGGTCGACCGGCGGGGTCCGCTGGCTGGTCCCACCGGACGGCTCCGGCACACTCACCGACCCGACACTGCTGGAACTGGCGATGCACGAGGCGGCGGCGGGCCTGGCTACCGATGACCCGAGCTAG
- a CDS encoding McrB family protein, producing the protein MADEQERVAVIFERRDYALTPSPGEVILPVHGRMIHHDPGCLHLTDSHELGRFPDPERLLWRRLIDSAPSDNTAGRVEFARSIGLLNGSGRPLVSPCSCVLRPISSTQAAALRPWPLDEAVAAFDRDRFSETLRGMEAAAEDVRRDFPWEDWPTLPLERYALGQGDSAETKPYCYLMEFGTNALGSIAGGSSMKHLIYARSQDGSWWHDPRYADEEEAWEAVRAGIVAAVTAAREGRIADIDSIDAIRSGPSLVSKTLRVYAPEGSVPVYGTDQVRHFLQRLTGQPASGLERFALRARLKEVVDADERFAGWSYDLVMEFLYWWADPNRTRQIVKIAPGHEGRLWEECRAGGYIAVGWDDVPDLRTYADKEEFLAAFAAAYTDEYNGYKSKISAKTNEVWKLLSLRPGDLVVANKGTSQILGVGRVTGDGYVWREDRADHRHTVDVEWDESYAGRLEEPERSWATVTVKEVPAQLWARIRRAGPTAESTGVTTEAENTVVAQPLDAELRPIADALGRRGQAVLFGPPGTGKTYTALRFAARWLGELSDGLPGVDPYAEPGTPAFGRTLDALTAAGRLTTVTFHPNYGYEDFVEGFRPVKGDSGGLVLDRTDGVFKRVCAAAASDPGHPYLVVVDELNRGNLPRIFGELITLLEKDKRGYSVLLPLSQERFSVPDNVYLIGTMNTADRSIRMLDAAIRRRFAFLELLPDSSPLQGCHVEQLHLADLLDSLNQRIRTHLDREKQIGQAFFLPNGAPVDSAAALASIIRGEILPLLQEYAYDDYSLLAAFLGEALVDPETHTLRDLSDEGLTTALYTELQLKGGAAE; encoded by the coding sequence ATGGCGGACGAGCAGGAACGGGTGGCCGTCATCTTCGAGCGCCGCGACTACGCGCTCACTCCCTCGCCGGGCGAGGTGATCCTCCCCGTGCACGGCCGCATGATCCACCACGATCCGGGCTGTCTCCATCTGACCGATTCACACGAGCTGGGCCGTTTCCCGGACCCGGAACGGCTGTTGTGGCGCCGGCTGATCGACTCGGCCCCGTCCGACAACACCGCGGGGCGCGTGGAGTTCGCGCGGTCCATCGGTCTGCTGAACGGCTCGGGACGTCCGCTCGTCAGCCCGTGCAGCTGCGTTCTGCGACCCATCTCGTCCACCCAGGCCGCGGCGCTGCGCCCCTGGCCCCTCGACGAGGCGGTCGCGGCGTTCGACCGTGACCGGTTCTCGGAGACGCTGCGCGGGATGGAGGCGGCGGCTGAGGACGTCCGCCGGGACTTCCCCTGGGAGGACTGGCCGACCCTGCCGCTGGAGCGCTACGCCCTGGGCCAGGGCGACAGCGCCGAGACGAAGCCGTACTGCTATCTGATGGAGTTCGGTACCAACGCGCTAGGCAGCATCGCCGGTGGCTCCTCGATGAAGCACCTCATCTACGCACGCAGCCAGGACGGTTCCTGGTGGCACGACCCGCGCTACGCGGACGAGGAAGAGGCGTGGGAGGCGGTGCGCGCCGGGATCGTGGCGGCCGTGACCGCCGCCCGCGAAGGCCGGATCGCCGACATCGACTCGATCGACGCCATCCGTTCGGGCCCCTCCCTCGTCTCCAAGACCCTGCGTGTGTACGCGCCGGAGGGCTCCGTCCCGGTCTACGGCACCGATCAGGTGCGGCACTTCCTCCAGCGGCTGACCGGGCAGCCCGCGTCCGGACTGGAGCGGTTCGCGCTGCGGGCGCGGCTCAAGGAGGTCGTCGACGCCGACGAGCGGTTCGCCGGGTGGTCGTACGACCTCGTGATGGAGTTCCTCTACTGGTGGGCCGACCCCAACCGGACGCGGCAGATAGTGAAGATCGCTCCTGGTCACGAGGGGAGGCTGTGGGAGGAGTGCCGTGCCGGCGGCTACATCGCCGTGGGCTGGGACGACGTACCGGATCTTCGCACGTACGCGGACAAGGAGGAGTTCCTGGCCGCTTTCGCCGCCGCGTATACGGACGAGTACAACGGCTACAAGTCCAAGATCTCCGCGAAGACCAACGAGGTCTGGAAGCTGCTGAGTCTGCGCCCCGGTGATCTGGTCGTCGCCAACAAGGGCACCAGCCAGATCCTCGGCGTCGGCCGGGTGACCGGCGACGGTTACGTGTGGCGGGAGGACCGCGCCGACCACCGGCACACGGTCGACGTGGAGTGGGACGAGAGCTACGCGGGACGGCTGGAGGAGCCCGAGCGTTCCTGGGCGACCGTCACCGTGAAGGAGGTACCCGCTCAGCTGTGGGCGAGGATCCGGCGGGCCGGGCCCACAGCAGAAAGCACCGGGGTAACGACCGAGGCGGAGAACACCGTGGTCGCCCAGCCGCTCGACGCCGAGCTGCGGCCGATCGCCGACGCACTCGGGCGGCGCGGCCAGGCCGTCCTGTTCGGGCCTCCGGGCACCGGCAAGACGTACACCGCTCTGCGCTTCGCCGCCCGCTGGCTGGGCGAACTGTCGGACGGGCTGCCGGGCGTGGATCCGTACGCCGAGCCGGGAACGCCCGCGTTCGGCCGGACGCTCGACGCGCTGACCGCGGCCGGGCGGCTGACGACGGTGACCTTCCACCCCAACTACGGGTACGAGGACTTCGTCGAGGGGTTCCGGCCGGTGAAGGGCGACTCGGGCGGGCTCGTACTGGACCGGACCGACGGTGTGTTCAAACGGGTGTGCGCGGCGGCGGCCTCGGATCCGGGCCATCCTTACCTGGTCGTCGTCGACGAGCTGAACCGCGGCAACCTGCCAAGGATCTTCGGTGAGTTGATCACCCTTCTGGAGAAGGACAAGCGCGGCTACTCGGTGCTGCTGCCGCTCAGCCAGGAGCGGTTCAGCGTGCCGGACAACGTGTATCTGATCGGCACCATGAACACGGCCGACCGTTCGATCCGGATGCTCGACGCGGCGATCCGCCGCCGCTTCGCCTTCCTCGAACTGCTTCCCGATTCCTCGCCGTTGCAGGGCTGTCATGTGGAACAGCTGCACCTGGCGGACCTGCTCGACTCGCTCAACCAGCGCATCCGTACGCACCTCGACCGCGAGAAGCAGATCGGCCAGGCCTTCTTCCTGCCGAACGGCGCTCCGGTCGACTCGGCCGCCGCCCTCGCCTCGATCATCCGCGGCGAGATCCTGCCCCTGCTCCAGGAGTACGCGTACGACGACTACTCGCTGCTCGCGGCCTTCCTCGGTGAGGCGCTGGTCGACCCCGAGACGCACACTCTGCGGGACCTCAGCGATGAAGGGCTGACCACCGCCCTCTACACCGAGCTGCAGCTCAAGGGCGGGGCGGCGGAGTAG
- a CDS encoding McrC family protein, with protein MVTLREYETRVVEGVRLSSADRALCAGEQLAGRLQIRELAGSRLELTAGACVGVVRLDACEIRILPKYLGEELDVLRMLEYAAGRGMPALDAARTVREGSPHLRDLVALLATEHCERLLARGVRRDYVTVEDELPAIRGRLLADRQILGHYGRLDRLACRFDEHDSDIVDNRLCAAAVDLAARTARSPAVRARARRAAAQFAQVAPTPLGDLRTALAGLDYHRHNSHYESAHRWAALLLSGGGITDLFARGSLASRAFLIDMNVLFESFATQLLREAAAGTGHVVRGQSRHAGVLHDERTGRSYTEVRPDVLLCGSVDGAPMRRPVDIKYKLYEGRRLAASDLYQSFLYAHALARQPGGGTPTCVLLHPGGTSASRDSVAVHRWDGSTSARVRSVSIDLPSVLGALGGAERTATLGKLLAAMLE; from the coding sequence GTGGTCACGCTGCGGGAGTACGAGACGCGTGTCGTCGAAGGGGTCCGGCTCAGCTCCGCCGACCGGGCGCTCTGCGCTGGCGAACAGTTGGCAGGGCGCCTGCAGATACGTGAACTCGCGGGCAGCCGCCTGGAGTTGACCGCTGGTGCGTGTGTCGGAGTCGTCCGCCTCGACGCCTGCGAGATCCGCATCCTGCCCAAGTACCTGGGTGAGGAGCTGGACGTGCTGCGGATGCTGGAGTACGCGGCGGGCCGCGGGATGCCCGCGCTGGACGCGGCCCGCACGGTGCGCGAGGGATCTCCCCATCTCCGGGACCTGGTCGCGCTTCTGGCGACGGAGCACTGCGAGCGGCTGCTGGCGCGCGGGGTGCGCCGCGACTACGTGACGGTCGAGGACGAACTGCCGGCGATCCGGGGCCGGCTGCTGGCCGACCGACAGATTCTGGGGCACTACGGACGGCTGGACCGGCTGGCGTGCCGCTTCGACGAGCACGACTCGGACATCGTGGACAACCGGCTGTGCGCCGCCGCCGTCGATCTGGCGGCGCGTACGGCACGCTCCCCCGCCGTACGCGCCAGGGCCCGGCGGGCAGCCGCGCAGTTCGCCCAGGTGGCGCCGACGCCGCTCGGCGATCTACGCACGGCCCTGGCAGGGCTCGACTACCACCGGCACAACAGCCACTACGAGAGCGCACACCGATGGGCGGCGCTACTGCTGTCCGGCGGCGGCATCACGGACCTGTTCGCCCGAGGGTCGCTCGCCTCCCGGGCGTTCCTCATCGACATGAACGTGCTGTTCGAGTCCTTCGCCACACAGTTGCTGCGGGAGGCCGCGGCCGGTACCGGCCATGTCGTCCGGGGCCAGTCCCGGCACGCCGGTGTGCTGCACGACGAGCGAACCGGCCGCTCCTACACCGAGGTCCGACCCGACGTCCTGCTGTGCGGCAGTGTCGACGGGGCACCGATGCGGCGCCCCGTCGACATCAAGTACAAGCTGTACGAGGGCAGAAGGCTCGCGGCTTCCGACCTCTACCAGTCCTTTCTCTACGCCCATGCGCTGGCCCGGCAGCCCGGTGGTGGAACGCCCACCTGCGTTCTGCTCCATCCCGGTGGGACGTCGGCGTCACGCGACAGCGTTGCCGTGCACCGTTGGGACGGCTCCACCTCGGCCCGCGTACGGTCGGTGTCCATCGACCTGCCGTCGGTGCTCGGCGCACTGGGAGGCGCCGAGCGGACGGCGACGCTCGGGAAGCTGCTCGCGGCGATGCTGGAGTGA
- the gabT gene encoding 4-aminobutyrate--2-oxoglutarate transaminase — protein MSTLPQERRVVTAIPGPKSQELQARRIAAVAAGVGSVLPVFTARASGGIIEDVDGNRLIDFGSGIAVTSVGASAEAVVRRASAQLQDFTHTCFMVTPYEGYVAVAEALAELTPGDHAKKSALFNSGAEAVENAVKIARAYTKRQAVVVFDHGYHGRTNLTMALTSKNMPYKHGFGPFAPEVYRVPVAYGYRWPTGAENAGPEAAAQAIDQISKQVGAENVAAIIIEPLLGEGGFIEPAKGFLPALSKFATDNGIVFVADEIQSGFCRTGQWFACEDEGVVPDLITTAKGIAGGLPLAAVTGRAEIMDAAHAGGLGGTYGGNPVACAGALGSIETMKELDLNAKAKNIEAVMKARLGAMAEKFDIIGDVRGRGAMIAIELVKDRTTKEPNAEATAALAKACHQEGLLVLTCGTYGNVLRFLPPLVIGEDLLNEGLDIIEQAFARI, from the coding sequence ATGAGCACACTTCCGCAGGAGCGCCGCGTCGTCACCGCCATTCCCGGTCCGAAGTCGCAGGAACTGCAGGCCCGCCGTATCGCCGCGGTCGCGGCCGGAGTGGGGTCCGTGCTGCCCGTCTTCACCGCGCGCGCGAGCGGCGGGATCATCGAGGACGTCGACGGGAACCGGCTGATCGACTTCGGTTCCGGCATCGCCGTGACGTCCGTCGGCGCGTCCGCCGAGGCCGTCGTCCGCCGGGCCTCCGCCCAGCTCCAGGACTTCACCCACACCTGTTTCATGGTCACGCCGTACGAGGGCTACGTGGCCGTCGCCGAGGCGCTGGCCGAGCTGACGCCGGGCGACCACGCCAAGAAGAGCGCGCTCTTCAACTCCGGCGCCGAGGCCGTCGAGAACGCCGTCAAGATCGCTCGGGCGTACACCAAGCGCCAGGCCGTCGTCGTCTTCGACCACGGCTACCACGGGCGCACCAACCTCACGATGGCGCTGACCTCGAAGAACATGCCGTACAAGCACGGCTTCGGCCCGTTCGCACCCGAGGTCTACCGGGTGCCGGTGGCGTACGGCTACCGCTGGCCGACCGGTGCCGAGAACGCGGGCCCCGAGGCCGCCGCGCAGGCCATCGACCAGATCAGCAAGCAGGTCGGCGCGGAGAACGTGGCCGCGATCATCATCGAGCCGCTGCTCGGCGAGGGCGGCTTCATCGAGCCCGCCAAGGGCTTCCTGCCCGCCCTCAGCAAGTTCGCCACCGACAACGGCATCGTCTTCGTCGCGGACGAGATCCAGTCCGGCTTCTGCCGTACGGGTCAGTGGTTCGCGTGCGAGGACGAGGGCGTCGTCCCGGACCTGATCACCACCGCCAAGGGCATCGCGGGCGGTCTGCCGCTCGCCGCCGTCACGGGCCGCGCCGAGATCATGGACGCCGCGCACGCGGGCGGCCTGGGCGGCACCTACGGCGGCAACCCGGTGGCCTGCGCGGGCGCGCTCGGCTCGATCGAGACGATGAAGGAGCTCGACCTCAACGCCAAGGCGAAGAACATCGAGGCCGTGATGAAGGCCCGGCTGGGCGCCATGGCCGAGAAGTTCGACATCATCGGCGACGTCCGGGGCCGCGGCGCGATGATCGCCATCGAGCTGGTCAAGGACCGTACGACCAAGGAGCCGAACGCGGAGGCGACCGCCGCGCTCGCCAAGGCGTGCCACCAGGAGGGCCTGCTGGTCCTGACCTGTGGCACCTACGGGAACGTGCTGCGCTTCCTGCCGCCGCTGGTCATCGGCGAGGACCTGCTGAACGAGGGCCTCGACATCATCGAGCAGGCTTTTGCCCGCATCTGA
- a CDS encoding NAD(P)/FAD-dependent oxidoreductase, producing the protein MAPSAMSRDKNWAKSLSDAQPVPYWLDDPGRPRPEPALTTAETCDLLVVGGGYSGLWTALLAKERDPGREVVLVEGREAGWAASGRNGGFCAASLTHGLSNGLTRWPDEIHKLEELGARNLDGIEATVARYSLDCDFERTGEIDVATEPYQAAELRDWHEELERRGLANGVEYLDAEAVREQVDSPTFLAGLHDRRGVAMLHPAKLAWGLKRACVELGVRVYENTPALTLKPYGAGMAVRTPYGSIRARRVALGTNIFPNLVKRVRSYTVPVYDYALMTEPLTAEQLASIGWKNRQGLGDSANQFHYFRLSADNRILWGGYDAVYPYGGRVRAEYDDRPQTYAKLAGHFFTCFPQLEGVRFSHAWGGAIDTCSRFSAFFGTAHGGRVSYVAGYTGLGVGATRFGADVMLDLLSGERTERTSLEMVRRKPLPFPPEPFAWTGIALTKWSLARADAHGGRRNLWLKTMDRLGLGFDS; encoded by the coding sequence ATGGCCCCAAGCGCCATGAGCCGTGACAAGAACTGGGCGAAGTCGCTTTCGGACGCCCAGCCGGTCCCGTACTGGCTGGACGACCCGGGCCGGCCCCGCCCCGAACCCGCCCTCACCACCGCCGAGACCTGCGACCTGCTCGTCGTCGGCGGCGGCTACAGCGGACTGTGGACCGCGCTCCTCGCCAAGGAGCGCGACCCCGGCCGCGAGGTCGTCCTGGTCGAGGGCCGCGAGGCGGGCTGGGCCGCCTCGGGCCGCAACGGCGGCTTCTGCGCCGCCTCCCTCACCCACGGCCTGTCCAACGGCCTGACCCGCTGGCCCGACGAGATCCACAAGCTGGAGGAGCTGGGCGCCCGCAACCTCGACGGCATCGAGGCGACCGTCGCCCGCTACTCCCTCGACTGCGACTTCGAGCGCACCGGTGAGATCGACGTCGCCACCGAGCCGTACCAGGCGGCGGAACTCCGTGACTGGCACGAGGAGTTGGAGCGCCGCGGCCTGGCGAACGGAGTCGAGTACCTGGACGCCGAGGCCGTACGGGAACAGGTCGACTCACCGACTTTCCTCGCGGGCCTGCACGACCGTCGCGGCGTCGCCATGCTGCACCCCGCCAAGCTCGCCTGGGGCCTCAAGCGCGCCTGCGTCGAACTGGGTGTCCGGGTGTACGAGAACACGCCCGCGCTCACCCTCAAGCCGTACGGCGCCGGTATGGCCGTACGCACTCCGTACGGCAGCATCCGCGCCCGCAGGGTCGCCCTCGGCACCAACATCTTCCCGAACCTGGTCAAGCGGGTGCGCTCGTACACCGTCCCGGTCTACGACTACGCGCTGATGACCGAGCCGCTGACCGCCGAACAACTCGCCTCCATCGGCTGGAAGAACCGGCAGGGCCTCGGCGACTCGGCGAACCAGTTCCACTACTTCCGGCTGTCCGCCGACAACCGGATCCTGTGGGGCGGCTACGACGCGGTGTACCCGTACGGCGGCCGGGTGCGCGCCGAGTACGACGACCGGCCTCAGACGTACGCGAAGCTCGCCGGGCACTTCTTCACCTGCTTCCCGCAGTTGGAGGGCGTCCGCTTCAGCCACGCGTGGGGCGGCGCGATCGACACCTGCTCCCGCTTCTCGGCCTTCTTCGGCACGGCCCACGGGGGCCGGGTGTCCTACGTGGCGGGCTATACGGGCCTCGGCGTCGGCGCCACCCGCTTCGGCGCGGACGTGATGCTCGACCTGCTGTCGGGGGAGCGCACGGAACGTACGTCGCTGGAGATGGTCCGCAGGAAGCCGCTGCCCTTCCCGCCCGAACCGTTCGCGTGGACGGGGATCGCGCTCACCAAGTGGTCGCTTGCGCGGGCGGACGCGCACGGCGGCCGGCGCAATCTGTGGCTGAAGACCATGGACCGGCTGGGGCTCGGCTTCGACAGCTGA
- a CDS encoding ABC transporter permease — protein sequence MALVRWLKRRLVVIAGLLTLGYLLLPNIVVTVFSFNNPKGRFNYEWQQFSTDAWTDPCGVADLCGSLSLSLQIAAWATLGATVLGTMIAFALVRYRFRARGAVNSLIFLPMAMPEVVMAASLLTLFLNLGAQLGFWTILIAHIMFCLSFVVTAVKARVMSMDPRLEQAAQDLYAGPLQTFVRVTLPIAAPGIAAGALLAFALSFDDFIITNFNAGSTVTFPMFVWGSAQRGTPVQINVIGTAMFIVAVLFVLAGMVIGNRRNRQKA from the coding sequence ATGGCCCTCGTACGCTGGCTGAAGCGCCGTCTCGTCGTCATCGCGGGTCTGCTGACCCTCGGTTATCTGCTGCTGCCGAACATCGTCGTCACGGTGTTCTCCTTCAACAATCCGAAGGGGCGCTTCAACTACGAATGGCAGCAGTTCTCCACGGACGCCTGGACCGATCCCTGCGGGGTCGCCGATCTGTGCGGCTCGCTCTCGCTGAGCCTGCAGATCGCGGCCTGGGCGACCCTCGGCGCGACCGTCCTCGGCACGATGATCGCCTTCGCGCTCGTCCGCTACCGCTTCCGGGCGCGCGGCGCCGTGAACTCGCTGATCTTCCTGCCGATGGCGATGCCCGAGGTAGTGATGGCCGCCTCGCTGCTCACGCTCTTCCTCAACCTGGGCGCGCAGCTGGGCTTCTGGACGATCCTGATCGCCCACATCATGTTCTGTCTGAGCTTCGTGGTCACCGCCGTCAAGGCGCGTGTCATGTCGATGGACCCGCGGCTGGAGCAGGCCGCCCAGGACCTGTACGCGGGTCCCTTGCAGACCTTCGTCCGTGTCACCCTGCCGATCGCCGCCCCCGGAATCGCCGCCGGAGCGCTGCTCGCCTTCGCGCTCTCCTTCGACGACTTCATCATCACCAATTTCAACGCGGGCTCGACCGTCACGTTCCCCATGTTCGTCTGGGGCTCGGCCCAGCGCGGAACACCCGTTCAGATCAACGTCATCGGTACGGCCATGTTCATCGTCGCCGTACTGTTCGTGCTGGCCGGAATGGTCATCGGAAACCGCAGGAACCGCCAGAAGGCATAG
- a CDS encoding phosphatase PAP2 family protein, with protein sequence MTSVPDRRSSLHAPDSQDDGRPAPGPPVWVLGPLALLFSFLTWAAAVEGPVRRADERLAGEVRGSRLPSGAAEFLADLGNLVVAVPVLLAVVVYVSWRARRAGLPRWWVPSLAALVAMAAVPALVVPLKEAVGRTGPPGMAGDGYYPSGHTATAAVAYGAAVLLLLPWLHSRYRRRELAIGYLVLVTAVSFGLIRRGYHWPLDVAGSWCLSLVLLQLMALVVARYGRGSA encoded by the coding sequence ATGACCAGTGTTCCGGATCGGCGATCATCACTGCATGCGCCTGACAGTCAGGACGACGGGCGCCCCGCTCCGGGGCCCCCGGTCTGGGTCCTCGGGCCGCTTGCCCTCCTCTTCTCCTTCCTGACCTGGGCGGCAGCCGTCGAAGGCCCCGTGCGTCGGGCGGACGAGCGGCTGGCCGGGGAGGTCAGGGGGAGTCGGCTTCCGAGTGGTGCCGCCGAGTTCCTCGCGGATCTCGGCAATCTCGTGGTGGCCGTTCCGGTGCTGCTGGCGGTCGTTGTGTATGTGTCCTGGCGGGCCCGGCGCGCGGGCCTGCCCCGCTGGTGGGTTCCGTCGCTCGCGGCACTGGTCGCGATGGCCGCCGTACCGGCATTGGTCGTACCTCTGAAGGAAGCCGTCGGCCGCACCGGCCCGCCCGGGATGGCCGGCGACGGCTACTACCCCTCGGGCCACACGGCCACGGCCGCCGTCGCCTACGGAGCGGCCGTCCTCCTCCTGCTCCCCTGGCTCCACAGCCGCTACCGCCGCCGCGAACTGGCCATCGGCTACCTGGTCCTGGTGACAGCGGTGAGCTTCGGCCTGATCCGCCGCGGCTACCACTGGCCACTGGATGTGGCGGGGAGCTGGTGTCTGTCGCTGGTGCTTCTTCAGCTGATGGCCCTGGTCGTCGCGCGATACGGTCGTGGGTCGGCGTAG
- a CDS encoding chitinase, with product MDRVRSVLALCAATVLAVPGITALSSAARAADADLARNGGFEAGLDGWTCTAGSVVTTPVRSGGSALKATPAGSDNARCAQTVTVKPDSQYTLAGYVRGSYAYLGASGTGTTDVSAWTQSAPDWQRLTTTFRTGPSTSKVTIYTHGWYGTGAYHADDISLVGPGVDAAQPPAAPTAPTVGTVTSTSVALSWPAVPGATGYAIHRNGTRIQSANGTSATVTGLSPSTAYSFQITAVNEAGESAKSPAVTATTTSGPGGGDPSDLPAHALVGYLHASFANGSGYTRMADVPDSWDVIDLAFGEPTTTTSGDIRFDRCPATECPNVESDAEFKAAIKAKQAAGKKVLISIGGQNGQVQLTTTAARDTFVTSVSKIIDTYGLDGLDIDFEGHSLSLNADDTDFKNPKTPVIVNLVSAVKTLKAKYGADFVLTMAPETFFVQLGYQYYGTGKWGGQDPRAGAYLPVIHALRDDLTLLHVQDYNSGPIMGLDNQYHSMGGADFHIAMTDMLLTGFPVAGDANNVFPPLRPDQIAIGMPATTNAGNGHVPSAETNKALDCLTKKTNCGPYTTHGTWPALRGLMTWSINWDRFGGWEFSRNFDNYFG from the coding sequence GTGGATCGCGTCAGATCAGTCCTAGCCCTCTGTGCGGCCACCGTCCTGGCCGTACCCGGCATCACCGCACTCTCGTCGGCCGCCCGTGCGGCCGACGCGGACCTCGCCAGGAACGGCGGGTTCGAGGCGGGCCTCGACGGCTGGACCTGCACGGCGGGCAGCGTGGTCACCACACCCGTGCGGAGCGGCGGTTCGGCACTGAAGGCGACCCCGGCCGGCAGTGACAACGCGCGCTGCGCGCAGACCGTGACCGTCAAGCCCGACTCCCAGTACACCCTGGCCGGATACGTCCGGGGCAGTTACGCCTACCTCGGCGCGAGCGGCACCGGAACCACCGACGTCTCCGCCTGGACGCAGTCCGCGCCGGACTGGCAGCGGCTCACCACGACCTTCCGCACCGGCCCGTCCACCTCCAAGGTCACGATCTACACCCACGGCTGGTACGGCACCGGCGCGTATCACGCCGACGACATCTCCCTGGTCGGCCCGGGCGTCGACGCCGCACAACCGCCGGCCGCACCCACCGCCCCCACGGTCGGTACGGTCACCTCCACCAGCGTCGCCCTGTCCTGGCCGGCGGTCCCCGGCGCGACGGGCTACGCGATCCACCGCAACGGGACGAGGATCCAGTCGGCGAACGGCACCTCGGCCACGGTCACCGGGCTGTCCCCGTCGACCGCGTACTCCTTCCAGATCACCGCCGTGAACGAGGCGGGCGAGTCCGCGAAGTCCCCGGCCGTCACGGCGACCACGACCTCCGGTCCGGGTGGCGGCGACCCCTCGGACCTCCCCGCCCACGCCCTGGTCGGCTACCTCCACGCGAGCTTCGCCAACGGCTCCGGCTACACGCGCATGGCCGACGTCCCCGACAGCTGGGACGTCATAGACCTGGCCTTCGGCGAACCCACCACGACCACCTCCGGCGACATCCGCTTCGACCGCTGCCCGGCCACCGAGTGCCCGAACGTCGAGAGCGACGCCGAGTTCAAGGCGGCGATCAAGGCGAAGCAGGCGGCGGGCAAGAAGGTCCTGATATCCATCGGCGGCCAGAACGGCCAGGTGCAACTGACGACCACGGCGGCCCGCGACACGTTCGTCACCTCGGTCTCGAAGATCATCGACACCTACGGTCTGGACGGCCTGGACATCGACTTCGAGGGCCATTCGCTCTCCCTGAACGCCGACGACACCGACTTCAAGAACCCGAAGACACCGGTGATCGTGAACCTCGTCTCGGCGGTGAAGACCCTCAAGGCCAAGTACGGCGCCGACTTCGTCCTGACGATGGCGCCGGAGACGTTCTTCGTCCAGCTCGGCTACCAGTACTACGGAACCGGCAAGTGGGGCGGCCAGGACCCGCGCGCCGGCGCCTACCTCCCGGTCATCCACGCCCTGCGCGACGACCTCACCCTTCTCCACGTCCAGGACTACAACTCCGGCCCGATCATGGGCCTCGACAACCAGTACCACTCCATGGGCGGCGCCGACTTCCACATCGCCATGACCGACATGCTCCTCACGGGCTTCCCGGTCGCGGGCGACGCCAACAACGTCTTCCCGCCCCTGCGCCCCGACCAGATCGCCATCGGCATGCCGGCGACGACCAACGCGGGCAACGGCCACGTACCGTCCGCCGAAACCAACAAGGCCCTCGACTGCCTCACCAAGAAGACCAACTGCGGCCCCTACACAACCCACGGCACCTGGCCCGCCCTCCGCGGCCTGATGACCTGGTCGATCAACTGGGACCGGTTCGGAGGGTGGGAGTTCTCCAGGAACTTCGACAACTATTTCGGCTGA